GCAACAGGTAGGACTTCGAACCGTGCAGGACGCCGGGCGTGCCCTTCGACAGCGTCGCGGCGTGGCGTTCCGTCGACAGGCCTTCGCCCGCAGCCTCGACGCCGATGAACTTCACAGCGGCGTCTTCGACGAACGCGTGGAACAGGCCGATCGCGTTGCTGCCGCCGCCGACGCACGCGATCGCGTAATCAGGCAGACGTCCTTCCGCTTCCAAGATCTGCACACGCGCTTCGCGGCCGATCACGGCCTGGAACTCGCGCACGAGCCACGGGTACGGATGCGGCCCGGCGACGCTGCCGATCAGGTAGTAGGTGTCGCGGACGTGCGTCACCCAGCCACGGATCGCTTCGTTCATCGCGTCCTTCAGCGTCCGCGAACCACTCTCGACGACTTCGACCTTCGCGCCGAGCAGTTTCATGCGAAAGACGTTGAGGGACTGACGCCGCACGTCCTCTGCGCCCATGAACACGGTGCACTCCATGCCGAGCATCGCGCAGACGGTCGCCGTCGCGACGCCGTGCTGCCCGGCGCCCGTTTCGGCGAAGATGCGATGCTTGCCCATGCGGCGCGCGAGCAGGCCCTGCGCGATGGCGTTGTTGATCTTGTGCGCGCCGGTGTGCGCGAGGTCCTCGCGCTTGAGGTAAATCTTTGCGCCGCCGAGCTTGCGCGTGAGATTTTCGGCGCAGTAGAGCGCCGTCGGGCGGCCGACGTACGTCTTGAGCAGATGGTTCAGCTCGAGGTTGAACGTCTCGTCGTTGCGGGCGGCTTCGAACGCGGCGGTGAGTTCGTTGAGCGCGACCATCAGCGTCTCGG
This is a stretch of genomic DNA from Dehalococcoidia bacterium. It encodes these proteins:
- the trpB gene encoding tryptophan synthase subunit beta — encoded protein: MELPDAMGHFGPYGGRFVPETLMVALNELTAAFEAARNDETFNLELNHLLKTYVGRPTALYCAENLTRKLGGAKIYLKREDLAHTGAHKINNAIAQGLLARRMGKHRIFAETGAGQHGVATATVCAMLGMECTVFMGAEDVRRQSLNVFRMKLLGAKVEVVESGSRTLKDAMNEAIRGWVTHVRDTYYLIGSVAGPHPYPWLVREFQAVIGREARVQILEAEGRLPDYAIACVGGGSNAIGLFHAFVEDAAVKFIGVEAAGEGLSTERHAATLSKGTPGVLHGSKSYLLQDEHGQVQEAHSISAGLDYPGVGPEHSFYKDTGRAEYVAITDSEALEGFKLLSETEGIIPALEPSHAIAHVAKIAPLMSKDTLILLGLSGRGDKDMNTVVDALGIEV